A part of Brassica rapa cultivar Chiifu-401-42 chromosome A05, CAAS_Brap_v3.01, whole genome shotgun sequence genomic DNA contains:
- the LOC103849483 gene encoding S-adenosylmethionine synthase 2, translating into MESFLFTSESVNEGHPDKLCDQVSDAVLDACLEQDPESKVACETCTKTNMVMVFGEITTKAKVDYEKIVRDTCRAIGFVSADVGLDADTCKVLVNIEEQSPDIAQGVHGHFTKRPEEIGAGDQGHMFGYATDETPELMPLSHVLATKLGARLTEVRKNGTCPWVRPDGKTQVTVEYYNENGAMVPVRVHTVLISTQHDETVTNDEIARDLKEHVIKPVIPAKYLDEKTIFHLNPSGRFVIGGPHGDAGLTGRKIIIDTYGGWGAHGGGAFSGKDPSKVDRSGAYIARQAAKSIVASDLARRALVQVSYAIGVPEPLSVFVDTYGTGKIPDKEILKIVKENFDFRPGMMTINLDLTRGGNGRFLKTAAYGHFGRDDPDFTWEVVKPLKAEKA; encoded by the coding sequence ATGGAGTCGTTTCTGTTCACATCAGAGTCAGTGAACGAGGGCCACCCAGACAAACTCTGCGACCAAGTCTCCGACGCAGTCCTAGACGCTTGCCTCGAGCAAGACCCTGAAAGCAAAGTCGCATGCGAGACTTGCACCAAGACCAACATGGTCATGGTCTTTGGTGAAATCACCACCAAAGCCAAAGTTGACTACGAGAAAATCGTCCGTGACACGTGTCGTGCCATCGGCTTCGTCTCAGCTGACGTCGGCCTAGACGCTGACACCTGCAAAGTCTTGGTCAACATCGAGGAGCAGAGCCCCGACATAGCTCAAGGTGTTCACGGTCATTTCACAAAACGCCCTGAGGAGATCGGAGCTGGTGACCAAGGTCACATGTTTGGGTACGCAACGGACGAGACTCCTGAGCTTATGCCGTTGAGCCATGTCTTGGCCACGAAGCTCGGTGCGCGTCTCACTGAGGTTCGGAAGAACGGGACTTGCCCGTGGGTTAGACCTGATGGGAAGACACAAGTCACCGTTGAGTACTACAACGAGAACGGTGCTATGGTCCCTGTCCGTGTGCACACCGTTCTTATCTCAACTCAACACGATGAGACCGTCACCAACGATGAGATCGCACGTGACCTCAAAGAGCACGTGATCAAGCCGGTGATCCCCGCCAAGTACCTAGACGAGAAAACCATCTTCCACCTAAACCCATCAGGGAGATTTGTCATCGGTGGTCCACACGGTGACGCTGGTCTAACCGGACGCAAGATCATCATCGACACGTACGGTGGCTGGGGAGCTCACGGTGGTGGTGCATTCTCTGGCAAAGACCCATCTAAAGTGGATAGAAGCGGTGCGTACATAGCTAGACAAGCGGCTAAGAGCATTGTGGCTAGCGATCTAGCACGCAGGGCTCTTGTTCAGGTCTCTTACGCCATTGGTGTCCCCGAGCCGTTGTCTGTTTTTGTTGATACTTATGGAACAGGGAAGATTCCAGACAAGGAGATTCTCAAGATTGTGAAGGAGAACTTTGATTTTAGGCCAGGGATGATGACTATTAACCTTGACCTCACGAGAGGTGGCAATGGGAGGTTCTTGAAGACTGCTGCATATGGGCACTTTGGTAGGGATGATCCTGACTTTACCTGGGAGGTTGTTAAGCCTCTCAAGGCTGAGAAGGCTTAA
- the LOC103849484 gene encoding squamosa promoter-binding-like protein 1 isoform X1 — protein sequence MEARVEGEGQHFYGYRGKRSVEWDLNDWKWDGDLFIATPLNPGVSQTMGRQFFPLGNSSNSSSSCSEEGNGNITREVEKRRRAAAAATGEDTDNNNNNGGLSLKLGENGYDLNGEREGKKTKLGGGSGTNHRSVCQVESCEADLSKVKDYHRRHKVCEMHSKATSALVAGIMQRFCQQCSRFHVLEEFDEGKRSCRRRLAGHNKRRRKTNPEPAANGNPLSDDNQSSNYLLICLLKILSNMHSANGSSDHQDLMPHLLKSLVSHAGEQLGKNLVELLLQGGSGLLAAPQEDSKQAPEIPRQELYANGNRSEKLQTKVNDFDLNDIYIDSDDGTDLERSSPPTTTTNPATSSPDYPSWIHQTSRNSDSASDQSPSSSSEDAQMRTGRIVFKLFGKEPNDFPPVLRGQILDWLSHTPTDIESYIRPGCIVLTIYLRQAETAWEELSDDMGFSLSKLLDLSDDPLWTSGWIYVRMQNQYAFVFDGQVVVDTSLPLRSYDHSHIISVRPLAVAATGKAQFTVKGINLRRPGTRLLCAVGGKYLIQENDDLKESNECVSFSCDLPITSGRGFMEIEDQGGLSSSFFPFIVVEEDDVCSEIRILETTLEFTDTDSAKLAMEFIHELGWLLRRSKLGVFSLARFKWLIEFSMDREWCAVIRKLLNMFFEGAVGDSSSDAAALSELCLLHRAVRKNSKPMVEMLLRYVVPNQQRIHSLFRPDAAGPAGLTPLHIAAGKDGSEDVLDALTEDPSMVGIEAWRTSKDTTGFTPEDYARLRGHFSYIHLIQRKINKKSATEDHVVVNIPASSISDREQKETKSGSSALEITHGNNKLQCKLCDHKLVYGTARRSVAYRPAMLSMVAIAAVCVCVALLFKSCPEVLYVFQPFRWELLDYGTR from the exons ATGGAAGCTAGAGTTGAAGGTGAGGGTCAACATTTCTATGGATACAGAGGCAAAAGGAGCGTGGAGTGGGATCTGAATGATTGGAAGTGGGATGGTGATCTCTTCATAGCAACACCGTTGAATCCTGGTGTTAGCCAAACCATGGGGCGTCAGTTTTTCCCACTAGGGAACTCTTCGAATAGCTCTTCTTCTTGCTCTGAGGAAGGGAATGGTAATATTACAAGAGAAgttgagaagagaagaagagctgctgctgctgctacaGGGGAAGATactgataataataataataatggtgGGCTTAGTTTGAAGCTGGGAGAGAATGGTTATGATCTTAATGGTGAAAGAGAAGGGAAGAAGACGAAACTCGGAGGAGGAAGTGGGACAAATCATCGCTCGGTTTGTCAGGTGGAGAGCTGTGAAGCTGATCTTAGCAAAGTTAAGGACTATCATAGACGTCATAAGGTGTGTGAGATGCATTCTAAGGCTACTAGTGCACTCGTCGCTGGAATCATGCAACGGTTTTGTCAGCAATGTAGTAG GTTCCATGTTCTTGAGGAGTTTGATGAAGGAAAGAGGAGCTGCCGTAGACGTTTGGCTGGGCATAACAAACGTAGGAGGAAGACAAATCCTGAACCTGCCGCCAATGGGAATCCCCTGAGTGATGATAATCAATCAAGCAATTATCTGTTGATTTGTCTCTTGAAGATACTCTCCAATATGCACT CAGCCAATGGATCATCAGACCATCAAGATTTGATGCCTCATCTTCTCAAGAGCCTTGTCAGCCATGCTGGTGAACAGCTAGGGAAGAACTTGGTCGAACTTCTTCTACAAGGAGGTTCGGGTTTGCTTGCAGCTCCTCAAGAGGATTCGAAGCAAGCTCCTGAGATTCCTCGGCAGGAACTGTATGCCAATGGGAACAGATCAGAGAAACTACAAACCAAAGTAAATGATTTTGATCTGAATGACATCTACATAGACTCTGATGATGGCACAGATCTCGAAAGATCTTCTCCTCCTACTACTACTACGAATCCAGCAACAAGCTCTCCTGATTATCCTTCCTGGATACATCAGACTAGTAGGAACTCAGATTCAGCATCTGACCAGTCACCATCAAGCTCCAGCGAAGATGctcag atgCGCACAGGGAGGATTGTGTTCAAACTATTTGGGAAAGAGCCAAATGACTTTCCTCCTGTCTTGCGTGGACAG ATTCTTGACTGGCTATCTCATACTCCAACTGACATTGAGAGCTACATTAGGCCTGGTTGCATCGTATTGACCATTTATCTTCGTCAAGCTGAAACTGCTTGGGAAGAA CTTTCTGATGACATGGGCTTTAGCTTGAGCAAGCTTCTAGATCTCTCAGATGATCCTCTATGGACAAGTGGATGGATTTATGTTAGGATGCAAAACCAATACGCATTTGTGTTTGACG GTCAGGTTGTTGTTGACACTTCTTTACCGCTAAGAAGTTATGATCACAGCCACATTATTAGTGTTAGACCGCTCGCTGTAGCTGCAACAGGAAAGGCTCAGTTCACAGTAAAAGGCATCAATCTCCGTCGACCTGGCACCAG GTTACTTTGTGCTGTAGGAGGAAAATACTTGATTCAGGAGAATGATGATCTCAAGGAGAGTAATGAGTGTGTCAGTTTCTCTTGTGATTTGCCTATTACAAGCGGTAGAGGATTCATGGAG ATTGAAGACCAAGGAGGACTCAGCAGCAGTTTCTTCCCTTTCATAGTGGTTGAAGAAGATGACGTTTGTTCTGAGATCCGTATACTCGAAACCACGTTAGAGTTCACTGATACTGATTCCGCTAAGCTAGCTATGGAGTTCATTCATGAACTCGGTTGGCTACTTCGCAGAAGTAAGCTCGGTGTGTTCTCATTAGCACGTTTCAAGTGGCTCATCGAGTTCTCAATGGACCGAGAGTGGTGCGCTGTGATCAGAAAGCTACTGAATATGTTCTTTGAAGGAGCTGTTGGTGACTCTTCCTCTGATGCCGCCGCGCTATCAGAACTGTGCCTTCTTCACAGAGCCGTTAGGAAAAACTCTAAGCCTATGGTGGAAATGCTCTTGAGATACGTCGTTCCTAACCAGCAAAGAATACACAGCTTGTTTAGACCTGACGCTGCTGGTCCAGCAGGTTTAACACCTCTTCACATTGCAGCTGGTAAAGATGGTTCAGAAGATGTGTTGGACGCTCTAACAGAAGATCCCTCAATG GTGGGGATTGAAGCATGGAGAACATCTAAAGACACCACAGGCTTTACACCAGAAGACTACGCTCGTTTACGCGGTCACTTCTCATACATCCACTTGATCCAACGCAAGATCAATAAAAAGTCAGCAACTGAAGATCATGTTGTGGTCAATATCCCTGCGTCCTCTATCTCAGACAGAGAGCAGAAAGAAACCAAATCAGGTTCTTCAGCGTTGGAGATCACACATGGAAACAACAAGCTTCAGTGCAAGCTCTGTGACCATAAGCTGGTGTATGGGACAGCACGCCGGTCTGTAGCATACAGACCAGCTATGCTGTCAATGGTGGCGATTGCTGCGGTTTGCGTCTGTGTGGCACTTCTCTTCAAGAGTTGCCCAGAAGTGCTTTATGTGTTTCAACCGTTCAGGTGGGAGTTGTTGGACTATGGAACAAGATGA
- the LOC103849484 gene encoding squamosa promoter-binding-like protein 1 isoform X2, whose product MEARVEGEGQHFYGYRGKRSVEWDLNDWKWDGDLFIATPLNPGVSQTMGRQFFPLGNSSNSSSSCSEEGNGNITREVEKRRRAAAAATGEDTDNNNNNGGLSLKLGENGYDLNGEREGKKTKLGGGSGTNHRSVCQVESCEADLSKVKDYHRRHKVCEMHSKATSALVAGIMQRFCQQCSRFHVLEEFDEGKRSCRRRLAGHNKRRRKTNPEPAANGNPLSDDNQSSNYLLICLLKILSNMHSNGSSDHQDLMPHLLKSLVSHAGEQLGKNLVELLLQGGSGLLAAPQEDSKQAPEIPRQELYANGNRSEKLQTKVNDFDLNDIYIDSDDGTDLERSSPPTTTTNPATSSPDYPSWIHQTSRNSDSASDQSPSSSSEDAQMRTGRIVFKLFGKEPNDFPPVLRGQILDWLSHTPTDIESYIRPGCIVLTIYLRQAETAWEELSDDMGFSLSKLLDLSDDPLWTSGWIYVRMQNQYAFVFDGQVVVDTSLPLRSYDHSHIISVRPLAVAATGKAQFTVKGINLRRPGTRLLCAVGGKYLIQENDDLKESNECVSFSCDLPITSGRGFMEIEDQGGLSSSFFPFIVVEEDDVCSEIRILETTLEFTDTDSAKLAMEFIHELGWLLRRSKLGVFSLARFKWLIEFSMDREWCAVIRKLLNMFFEGAVGDSSSDAAALSELCLLHRAVRKNSKPMVEMLLRYVVPNQQRIHSLFRPDAAGPAGLTPLHIAAGKDGSEDVLDALTEDPSMVGIEAWRTSKDTTGFTPEDYARLRGHFSYIHLIQRKINKKSATEDHVVVNIPASSISDREQKETKSGSSALEITHGNNKLQCKLCDHKLVYGTARRSVAYRPAMLSMVAIAAVCVCVALLFKSCPEVLYVFQPFRWELLDYGTR is encoded by the exons ATGGAAGCTAGAGTTGAAGGTGAGGGTCAACATTTCTATGGATACAGAGGCAAAAGGAGCGTGGAGTGGGATCTGAATGATTGGAAGTGGGATGGTGATCTCTTCATAGCAACACCGTTGAATCCTGGTGTTAGCCAAACCATGGGGCGTCAGTTTTTCCCACTAGGGAACTCTTCGAATAGCTCTTCTTCTTGCTCTGAGGAAGGGAATGGTAATATTACAAGAGAAgttgagaagagaagaagagctgctgctgctgctacaGGGGAAGATactgataataataataataatggtgGGCTTAGTTTGAAGCTGGGAGAGAATGGTTATGATCTTAATGGTGAAAGAGAAGGGAAGAAGACGAAACTCGGAGGAGGAAGTGGGACAAATCATCGCTCGGTTTGTCAGGTGGAGAGCTGTGAAGCTGATCTTAGCAAAGTTAAGGACTATCATAGACGTCATAAGGTGTGTGAGATGCATTCTAAGGCTACTAGTGCACTCGTCGCTGGAATCATGCAACGGTTTTGTCAGCAATGTAGTAG GTTCCATGTTCTTGAGGAGTTTGATGAAGGAAAGAGGAGCTGCCGTAGACGTTTGGCTGGGCATAACAAACGTAGGAGGAAGACAAATCCTGAACCTGCCGCCAATGGGAATCCCCTGAGTGATGATAATCAATCAAGCAATTATCTGTTGATTTGTCTCTTGAAGATACTCTCCAATATGCACT CCAATGGATCATCAGACCATCAAGATTTGATGCCTCATCTTCTCAAGAGCCTTGTCAGCCATGCTGGTGAACAGCTAGGGAAGAACTTGGTCGAACTTCTTCTACAAGGAGGTTCGGGTTTGCTTGCAGCTCCTCAAGAGGATTCGAAGCAAGCTCCTGAGATTCCTCGGCAGGAACTGTATGCCAATGGGAACAGATCAGAGAAACTACAAACCAAAGTAAATGATTTTGATCTGAATGACATCTACATAGACTCTGATGATGGCACAGATCTCGAAAGATCTTCTCCTCCTACTACTACTACGAATCCAGCAACAAGCTCTCCTGATTATCCTTCCTGGATACATCAGACTAGTAGGAACTCAGATTCAGCATCTGACCAGTCACCATCAAGCTCCAGCGAAGATGctcag atgCGCACAGGGAGGATTGTGTTCAAACTATTTGGGAAAGAGCCAAATGACTTTCCTCCTGTCTTGCGTGGACAG ATTCTTGACTGGCTATCTCATACTCCAACTGACATTGAGAGCTACATTAGGCCTGGTTGCATCGTATTGACCATTTATCTTCGTCAAGCTGAAACTGCTTGGGAAGAA CTTTCTGATGACATGGGCTTTAGCTTGAGCAAGCTTCTAGATCTCTCAGATGATCCTCTATGGACAAGTGGATGGATTTATGTTAGGATGCAAAACCAATACGCATTTGTGTTTGACG GTCAGGTTGTTGTTGACACTTCTTTACCGCTAAGAAGTTATGATCACAGCCACATTATTAGTGTTAGACCGCTCGCTGTAGCTGCAACAGGAAAGGCTCAGTTCACAGTAAAAGGCATCAATCTCCGTCGACCTGGCACCAG GTTACTTTGTGCTGTAGGAGGAAAATACTTGATTCAGGAGAATGATGATCTCAAGGAGAGTAATGAGTGTGTCAGTTTCTCTTGTGATTTGCCTATTACAAGCGGTAGAGGATTCATGGAG ATTGAAGACCAAGGAGGACTCAGCAGCAGTTTCTTCCCTTTCATAGTGGTTGAAGAAGATGACGTTTGTTCTGAGATCCGTATACTCGAAACCACGTTAGAGTTCACTGATACTGATTCCGCTAAGCTAGCTATGGAGTTCATTCATGAACTCGGTTGGCTACTTCGCAGAAGTAAGCTCGGTGTGTTCTCATTAGCACGTTTCAAGTGGCTCATCGAGTTCTCAATGGACCGAGAGTGGTGCGCTGTGATCAGAAAGCTACTGAATATGTTCTTTGAAGGAGCTGTTGGTGACTCTTCCTCTGATGCCGCCGCGCTATCAGAACTGTGCCTTCTTCACAGAGCCGTTAGGAAAAACTCTAAGCCTATGGTGGAAATGCTCTTGAGATACGTCGTTCCTAACCAGCAAAGAATACACAGCTTGTTTAGACCTGACGCTGCTGGTCCAGCAGGTTTAACACCTCTTCACATTGCAGCTGGTAAAGATGGTTCAGAAGATGTGTTGGACGCTCTAACAGAAGATCCCTCAATG GTGGGGATTGAAGCATGGAGAACATCTAAAGACACCACAGGCTTTACACCAGAAGACTACGCTCGTTTACGCGGTCACTTCTCATACATCCACTTGATCCAACGCAAGATCAATAAAAAGTCAGCAACTGAAGATCATGTTGTGGTCAATATCCCTGCGTCCTCTATCTCAGACAGAGAGCAGAAAGAAACCAAATCAGGTTCTTCAGCGTTGGAGATCACACATGGAAACAACAAGCTTCAGTGCAAGCTCTGTGACCATAAGCTGGTGTATGGGACAGCACGCCGGTCTGTAGCATACAGACCAGCTATGCTGTCAATGGTGGCGATTGCTGCGGTTTGCGTCTGTGTGGCACTTCTCTTCAAGAGTTGCCCAGAAGTGCTTTATGTGTTTCAACCGTTCAGGTGGGAGTTGTTGGACTATGGAACAAGATGA
- the LOC103834829 gene encoding uncharacterized protein LOC103834829 isoform X2, translating into MFMSWDSRRCLKFLSLKGIKKCLRIRFWISWGFPRGELPLLGFPKERKMGSRVLLVSTGSFCMPRIVNTHWTCSSSATLNYDGMKKIDSVTLSELNFHDLSSPPKTVEFLCTRDVGSIETANGWCCVSCSKFSSCTCAPCHDENAVGVARYRVEMLVTDVSDTAMLTSGPAVAASMIT; encoded by the exons ATGTTCATGAGTTGGGATTCTCGGAGATGTCTAAAGTTTTTGTCTTTAAAGGGAATAAAGAAGTGTCTAAGGATCAGGTTTTGGATCAGTTGGGGCTTTCCTCGAGGAGAGCTCCCACTTCTGGGTTTCCCAAAGGAGCGCAAAATGGGTTCCAGAGTGCTGCTGGTGTCAACAGGTTCTTTCTGCATGCCTCGGATTGTGAATACACACTGGACTTG TTCCTCCTCAGCTACTCTCAATTATGACGGCATGAAGAAGATTGACTCAGTGACACTATCTGAGTTGAATTTTCATGACCTTAGTTCACCACCCAAG ACTGTCGAGTTCCTATGTACTAGGGATGTTGGCAGTATTGAAACAGCAAATGGATGGTGCTGTGTCTCCTGCTCCAAGTTCTCATCCTGCACGTGTGCGCCCTGCCATGATGAAAATGCGGTTGGAGTTGCAAG GTACCGGGTAGAGATGTTAGTTACTGATGTATCTGACACTGCCATG TTGACCAGTGGTCCTGCTGTAGCAGCATCCATGATAACATAG
- the LOC103834829 gene encoding uncharacterized protein LOC103834829 isoform X1, giving the protein MFMSWDSRRCLKFLSLKGIKKCLRIRFWISWGFPRGELPLLGFPKERKMGSRVLLVSTGSFCMPRIVNTHWTCSSSATLNYDGMKKIDSVTLSELNFHDLSSPPKTVEFLCTRDVGSIETANGWCCVSCSKFSSCTCAPCHDENAVGVARYRVEMLVTDVSDTAMFVAFDGEMKKLTSGPAVAASMIT; this is encoded by the exons ATGTTCATGAGTTGGGATTCTCGGAGATGTCTAAAGTTTTTGTCTTTAAAGGGAATAAAGAAGTGTCTAAGGATCAGGTTTTGGATCAGTTGGGGCTTTCCTCGAGGAGAGCTCCCACTTCTGGGTTTCCCAAAGGAGCGCAAAATGGGTTCCAGAGTGCTGCTGGTGTCAACAGGTTCTTTCTGCATGCCTCGGATTGTGAATACACACTGGACTTG TTCCTCCTCAGCTACTCTCAATTATGACGGCATGAAGAAGATTGACTCAGTGACACTATCTGAGTTGAATTTTCATGACCTTAGTTCACCACCCAAG ACTGTCGAGTTCCTATGTACTAGGGATGTTGGCAGTATTGAAACAGCAAATGGATGGTGCTGTGTCTCCTGCTCCAAGTTCTCATCCTGCACGTGTGCGCCCTGCCATGATGAAAATGCGGTTGGAGTTGCAAG GTACCGGGTAGAGATGTTAGTTACTGATGTATCTGACACTGCCATGTTCGTAGCTTTTGATGGTGAGATGAAAAAGTTGACCAGTGGTCCTGCTGTAGCAGCATCCATGATAACATAG